In Mixophyes fleayi isolate aMixFle1 chromosome 4, aMixFle1.hap1, whole genome shotgun sequence, the following proteins share a genomic window:
- the LOC142151428 gene encoding uncharacterized protein LOC142151428 produces the protein MSGMDPSPAQEQTSDNECTKDNIKIPEMYYEHQHFSATESKLHAAVFDDSNKECVMINEIGEPCTTSSLFPEVDNTPAEKYVYNIQDHSEVPYARMVDNCYSIFNAIDPKTGKVIEMTTYLCIDCGKSFTDSALFVKHQKSHVGEKPHACNVCGKSFSYNSHLVIHQRIHAGERPFSCSYCEKSFTDRPSLVKHERIHTGEKPFTCTVCGKSFTDRSNLVKHHRIHTREKSFTCIECGKSFTDRSNLVKHQRIHTGEKSFECTECGKRFTENSTLVVHRRSHTGEKPYACKDCGKTYSCNSHLIVHQRTHTGERPFVCRECGKSFTDSSTLVIHQRVHTGEKPFVCMTCGNRYTKKSAMVKHQRTHTGEKPFSCSQCGKCFIDSSSLVKHQRTHTGEKPFACILCGRNFAARSTLVKHQRTHTGEKPYMCTVCGKCFSCNSHLIVHQRFHTGEKPFPCTECGKSFTDSSTLVKHQRIHTGERPYVCNYCGKSFIDNSTLIKHQRIHTGERPYSCKVCGKCFTDSSTLVKHQRIHTGEKPYTCNDCGRSFTDCSTLIKHQRIHRRGEQLASTIAGHPGPGNSESAIDKDVKV, from the exons ATGTCGGGCATGGATCCAAGCCCTGCCCAGGAGCAGACATCTGATAATGAGTGCACAAAGGACAATATTAAG ATTCCTGAGATGTATTATGAACACCAGCATTTTTCAGCAACTGAAAGCAAACTACATGCCGCAGTGTTTGACGATTCTAATAAAG AATGTGTCATGATAAATGAAATAGGAGAGCCATGCACAACGTCCAGTCTGTTTCCAGAGGTAGATAACACACCTGCAGAAAAGTATGTCTACAACATACAAGACCACTCCGAGGTGCCTTACGCCAGGATGGTTGACAACTGCTACAGTATCTTCAATGCCATAGATCCCAAAACCGGAAAAGTAATCGAAATGACGACATATCTATGCATTGATTGTGGGAAAAGCTTTACGGATAGCGCCCTTTTTGTGAAGCACCAAAAGTCCCACGTGGGGGAGAAACCCCATGCTTGTAATGTGTGCGGAAAATCTTTCTCCTATAACTCGCACCTTGTCATACATCAGAGAATCCATGCCGGGGAGAGACCATTCTCATGCTCTTACTGTGAGAAGAGTTTTACCGACCGCCCATCTCTTGTGAAACACGAGAGAATCcacactggagagaaaccatTCACTTGCACAGTGTGTGGAAAGAGCTTTACGGACCGATCAAACCTTGTAAAACATCACCGGATTCACACGCGTGAAAAATCCTTCACGTGCATTGAGTGTGGGAAGAGTTTCACTGACCGgtcaaatcttgttaaacatcagaggatCCACACAGGAGAAAAGTCATTTGAATGCACAGAATGTGGGAAAAGGTTCACAGAAAACTCAACCCTGGTTGTCCATCGGAGAAGCCACACAGGGGAGAAGCCTTATGCATGTAAAGACTGTGGTAAAACGTATTCTTGCAACTCGCATCTTATCGTGCACCAGAGAACTCATACGGGGGAACGACCATTTGTTTGCCGGGAATGTGGAAAGAGTTTTACAGACAGCTCAACCCTTGTGATACATCAAAGAGTACACACTGGGGAGAAGCCATTTGTGTGCATGACATGTGGAAATAGGTACACAAAGAAGTCTGCTATGGTGAAACACCAGAGGACCCACACTGGGGAGAAGCCATTCAGTTGCTCTCAATGTGGAAAGTGTTTCATTGACAGCTCCTCTCTTGTCAAACATCAGAGGACTCATACTGGTGAAAAACCTTTTGCCTGCATTCTTTGTGGGAGGAACTTTGCTGCCCGTTCCACTCTTGTGAAACATCAAAGGACCCACACTGGGGAAAAACCGTACATGTGCACTGTATGTGGGAAATGCTTTTCTTGTAACTCGCACCTTATTGTTCATCAGCGCttccatacaggagagaaaccatttccatgcacAGAATGTGGTAAAAGCTTTACTGATAGCTCGACACTGGTAAAGCACCAGAGAATACATACAGGGGAAAGACCCTATGTGTGTAATTACTGTGGAAAGAGCTTTATAGACAACTCAACCTTGATTAAACACCAAAGAATACACACCGGTGAGAGACCATATTCTTGCAAGGTCTGTGGAAAGTGCTTTACGGATAGTTCAACATTGGTTAAGCACCAAAGAATCCATACTGGGGAAAAGCCCTATACTTGCAATGATTGTGGAAGAAGCTTTACTGATTGTTCAACCCTTATtaaacatcaaagaattcacaggAGAGGTGAACAACTAGCCAGCACAATAGCAGGGCACCCTGGCCCTGGAAATTCAGAGTCTGCCATTGACAAAGATGTAAAAGTATAA